In the Setaria italica strain Yugu1 chromosome VI, Setaria_italica_v2.0, whole genome shotgun sequence genome, one interval contains:
- the LOC101781643 gene encoding DNA polymerase delta subunit 4, producing MTRGGDMKSFFRQQKAHAATKPTGGVSKKTAAAAAAHHHQKAAPALHVNAATDHGRQQEEAEAEERERAARSFDMDMRYGPCLGLTRAQRLRRAAALGLAPPPALLALCTDDQPCLWEGRV from the exons ATGACGAGGGGCGGCGACATGAAGTCCTTCTTCCGGCAGCAGAAGGCGCACGCCGCCACCAAGCCAACCGGCGGCGTCTCcaagaagacggcggcggcggcggcggctcaccACCACCAGAAGGCCGCGCCCGCCCTCCACGTCAACGCCGCCACAG ATCACGGGCgccagcaggaggaggcggaggcggaggagcgggagcgggcGGCCCGGTCGTTCGACATGGACATGCGGTACGGACCCTGCCTCGGCCTCACCCGCGCCCAgcgcctgcgccgcgccgccgcgctcgggctcgccccgccgccggcgctcctcGCTCTCTGCACGGACGACCAGCCCTGCCTCTGGGAGGGACGCGTCTAG
- the LOC101782052 gene encoding MOB kinase activator-like 1A produces the protein MSLFGLGRNQKTFRPKKSAPSGSKGAQLRKHIDATLGSGNLREAVRLPPGEDINEWLAVNTVDFFNQVNLLFGTLTEFCTPESCPTMTAGPKYEYRWADGVQIKKPIEVAAPKYVEYLMDWIEGQLDDESIFPQKLGTPFPPNFKEVVKTIFKRLFRVYAHIYHSHFQKIVSLKEEAHLNTCFKHFILFTNEFGLIDKKELAPLQELIESIIVPY, from the exons ATGAGTCTCTTCGGGCTCGGACG GAACCAGAAGACATTCCGTCCCAAGAAGAGCGCTCCATCAGGCAGCAAG GGAGCACAGCTCCGGAAGCACATAGATGCCACTCTCGGCAGTGGAAACCTTAGGGAAGCTGTGAGGCTGCCTCCTGGAGAAGACATTAATGAATGGCTTGCTGTGAATA ctGTGGATTTCTTTAACCAGGTTAATCTGCTGTTTGGAACACTCACTGAATTCTGCACACCTGAGAGCTGCCCGACAATGACTGCAGGCCCAAA GTATGAGTACAGATGGGCTGATGGTGTACAGATAAAGAAACCCATAGAGGTAGCAGCACCAAAATATGTGGAGTATCTAATGGATTGGATTGAAGGCCAACTTGATGATGAATCCATATTTCCTCAAAAACTTG GCACACCGTTCCCGCCAAACTTCAAGGAAGTAGTAAAGACAATATTCAAGCGCCTGTTCCGCGTTTATGCCCACATATATCACTCTCACTTTCAGAAGATTGTCAGCCTCAAGGAGGAGGCTCATCTTAACACCTGCTTCAAGCACTTCATTCTGTTCACAAAT GAGTTTGGCCTGATTGACAAAAAGGAATTGGCTCCACTCCAGGAGCTTATCGAATCCATCATCGTTCCTTACTGA